Proteins found in one Pontibacter sp. SGAir0037 genomic segment:
- a CDS encoding SDR family oxidoreductase, with the protein MKSALITGANKGIGFETAKQLLQKGFYVYLGSRDLENGRKAVEKLKSEGLTNAESIPLDVTDDNSVKAAREKIGLKTDVLDVLINNAGINGGEPPYTALEAKTEQFMAAFNTNVFGVARVTQAFIYLLRKSAEPRIVNVSTSVGSLSLQSDPSWPAYNYAKYAVYGASKAAMNMYTVQLAYELRDTAFKINAVCPGYTKTDFTNYNGGAVEEAGKRIVKYALIDQNGPTGKFFSEETNPETGEIPW; encoded by the coding sequence ATGAAATCAGCATTAATAACAGGAGCTAACAAAGGCATAGGCTTCGAAACAGCAAAACAACTATTGCAAAAAGGCTTTTATGTTTACCTGGGAAGCCGAGATTTAGAAAACGGACGTAAAGCGGTTGAAAAACTAAAATCTGAAGGACTAACCAATGCAGAATCCATACCATTAGATGTCACAGACGACAATTCTGTAAAAGCAGCTCGTGAAAAAATCGGCTTAAAAACAGATGTATTAGATGTTCTTATCAATAATGCGGGTATCAATGGAGGTGAGCCACCCTATACCGCACTTGAGGCAAAAACAGAGCAGTTTATGGCAGCCTTTAATACCAATGTATTTGGCGTAGCAAGAGTTACACAGGCTTTCATTTACTTATTGCGTAAATCGGCTGAACCAAGAATTGTAAATGTAAGTACCAGCGTGGGTTCTCTTTCGCTGCAAAGTGATCCGAGTTGGCCGGCTTATAACTATGCAAAATATGCGGTATATGGTGCTTCGAAAGCCGCTATGAATATGTACACTGTCCAATTAGCTTACGAATTGCGTGATACGGCTTTCAAAATAAATGCAGTTTGCCCTGGCTATACTAAAACTGATTTCACGAACTATAATGGAGGCGCAGTTGAAGAAGCTGGAAAACGCATTGTAAAATACGCGTTGATAGACCAGAACGGACCAACAGGAAAATTCTTTAGCGAAGAGACAAACCCTGAAACAGGCGAAATACCTTGGTAA